The genome window GCGACCTCAAGAAGCGAACGCAACGCAAAATACAACCGCCTGCTTGAGATTGAGCGCGAGACGGACGAGTTTTTGGGAAATCAAATTTGAGCGAAGTCCTAGACGAATACGTCGAGAAAAAGCCTTTTGATTTCAGGCTTTTTCTCAGATTTACGCTTATAGCGTTTTGCGTGATATGTTTTGGTATCTACGTGGGCAACATAATCTTCGGCAAGCGCTCGCTAGACGTGATGCTAAGCCTGCAAGAGCAAAAAACGCAGCTAGAACGCGACGTCGAAACGCTAAAAAAACAAAACGCCCAGCTGCAAAA of Campylobacter showae contains these proteins:
- a CDS encoding FtsB family cell division protein, whose protein sequence is MSEVLDEYVEKKPFDFRLFLRFTLIAFCVICFGIYVGNIIFGKRSLDVMLSLQEQKTQLERDVETLKKQNAQLQKAYFELKELEPSSGG